From one Gossypium hirsutum isolate 1008001.06 chromosome D08, Gossypium_hirsutum_v2.1, whole genome shotgun sequence genomic stretch:
- the LOC107907216 gene encoding uncharacterized protein has translation MLVRKGCVGFLAFVHDLSSVELSIRDIRTIREFPNFFFKELSGSSLDRDVEFGIEILSGTALVSIAPYRIAPKELMELKTFQVMPFSLTNAPTAFMDLMNRVFQLYLDQFIVLFINDILVYSKTKNYHDKIVVLQILREKNLYAKLSKCEF, from the exons ATGTTAGTTCGGAAAGGGTGTGTGGGATTTCTGGCTTTTGTACATGATTTGAGTTCTGTGGAATTGTCTATTAGGGATATTCGAACAATTAGAGAATTTCCAAATTTCTTTTTCAAGGAATTGTCGGGGTCGTCTCTGGATAGAGATGTTGAGTTCGGTATTGAGATCTTGTCGGGTACAGCTCTAGTGTCCATTGCTCCCTATCGCATTGCACCAAAGGAGCTTATGGAATTAAAAAC GTTCCAAGTCATGCCATTCAGTTTGACGAATGCTCCGactgcattcatggatcttatgaatcgggTTTTCCAGCTATATTTGGATCAGTTCATCGTGTTGTTCATCAACGATATTCTAGTATACTCTAAGACCAAGAATTATCATGATAAAATAGTAGTTCTGCAAATACTCCGTGAGAAAAATCTctatgctaagttgagcaagtgtgagttctag